One genomic segment of Hordeum vulgare subsp. vulgare chromosome 2H, MorexV3_pseudomolecules_assembly, whole genome shotgun sequence includes these proteins:
- the LOC123426246 gene encoding uncharacterized protein LOC123426246, with translation MSEEQSADGVVVAMKGHPGSGKSTVARAIASALRCPLLDKDDVRDCTLHLERAGGGSGILNDLSYAVLWRLAERQLRLGLSIVVDSPLSRRAHLDALARLPAALVIVVECRPGNQDEWRRRLEERGGVLADDGGDGWHKPKTWADLERLVEGYQGCTNYDIGDVPRIVVDTTDPEVSTQAIALRVVDFIRSLLARAHHSLPP, from the coding sequence ATGTCCGAGGAACAATCAGCGGAcggggtggtggtggcgatgAAGGGCCACCCGGGGTCAGGCAAGTCCACGGTAGCTCGTGCCATCGCCTCCGCGCTCCGATGCCCGCTCCTTGACAAGGATGACGTGCGGGACTGCACCCTGCACCTCGAGCGcgccggcggcggcagcggcatcCTCAACGACCTCTCCTACGCCGTGCTCTGGAGGTTGGCCGAGAGGCAGCTCCGGCTTGGCCTGTCCATCGTCGTCGACTCCCCACTGTCGCGACGAGCCCATCTCGATGCTCTGGCCCGCCTGCCTGCTGCACTTGTTATCGTTGTGGAATGCCGGCCAGGCAACCAAGATGAATGGCGCCGCAGGCTGGAGGAGCGTGGAGGCGTCTTGGCCGATGACGGTGGCGATGGATGGCATAAGCCCAAGACGTGGGCCGACCTAGAAAGGCTTGTGGAAGGGTACCAAGGTTGCACAAACTATGACATTGGGGATGTGCCGAGGATCGTTGTAGATACAACGGACCCGGAGGTCAGCACACAGGCAATCGCTCTCAGGGTTGTGGATTTTATTAGGTCTCTTCTAGCCCGTGCGCATCACTCCCTCCCTCCTTGA
- the LOC123426247 gene encoding CST complex subunit TEN1-like — translation MASSTLKPGVPITLQELEPSSEIFKQGASLQVTGILHSYDVDSAVAVIQDGSARLKIDTQNLRDISFRGNSTFQFIGELLIQPNEDVILQAQVGRNVDGLDLNLYQQSLIIRRQHEAKLVSSRRS, via the exons ATGGCATCGTCTACTCTAAAACCTGGTGTGCCTATTACTTTGCAAGAGCTAGAGCCCTCCTCAGAGATCTTCAAGCAAGGGGCATCCCTCCAGGTAACAGGAAT CCTTCACTCATATGATGTCGACTCTGCGGTTGCTGTCATTCAAGATGGCAGTGCTAGACTGAAGATTGATACTCAAAACCTGAGAGACATCAGTTTCCGCGGCAATTCAACGTTCCAGTTCATTGGTGAACTTCTGATCCAGCCAAACGAAGAT GTGATTTTACAAGCACAGGTGGGCAGGAACGTTGATGGGCTTGACCTGAACCTTTACCAGCAGTCTTTGATCATCCGACGGCAACATGAAGCCAAACTAGTGAGCTCCAGGAGGTCATGA